tccagtaaaaaagtagcctatgtcctttctcaggctttagactatctgtatacaaaatttcattacaatcggttcggtagttttggcgtttggcgtgaaagcgagactgacaaacagacagacagacagagatactttcgcatttataatattagtatagattatgtgcacactgcacagctgtttttgggtattttgattaattaagggccgcgctacaccggaatggcagcagcAAGGCGagccctttcagcgctgccattccggtgtagcgcggccctaagaggggtaccacttaccagggttttaaaaagtttttaaatttgacaaattttgttgacaccgcgcgctataaactaaagtccacgcggacaaagtcgcgggcaacagctagttatgaataaaaacaatataatataataaagtaggtatgattagttctgttacaataatgaagtaaatcgcctgttttcatatattagaattaaaatgttgattgcattgatatgttttctggatggaatataggccaacacggtacactcgaactcctttattttagggcgccttctgttgtcaacttgtcagatatattagaaatgcagtaggagttctataagataagatagattacgttagaatattaaacataatattctaacgtattaaaaactataaacaaaaacataaataactaataagtatgattagttctttgttacaatgaagtaaaaaataaaacgccatctgttcaatcgtattagaactaaaatgttcattgcatcgatatatttctagatttttttataatattatacataaaatatatttaagatttttgaaatattattttaatacacatccaagacccaggaacattgaaaactttttgttccgcctgcgggactcgaacccgggacccccgggatgagcgctggccacgcgcaatgcgcattaattttcatcgatattttcatggaaataagatattttcccacattaaaatgtagcctatgtcctttctcagactctagaataactgtgtacaaaatttcattgcaatcggttcagtagttttggcgtgaaagcgagacagacagacagacagagatactttcgcatttataatattagtatggataggtaCGCCGTACGACAACTGAAAcctatcacgtgggcttcggcctgacggagcataacacctcgctcggtcgaaaGGTCTTTCTTTGCGGCcaccacgcatattcccacattggGGGGTAAGATGGTTAGTCTCACCAGAGGGGCCTCACGGCCCACCTTGCTGACCGGGCAAGGCCGTTGTCGGGGATTGGGGGCGCTACTCCCCATCCACGACGACGAACGCTCTTCCCGGGTACGTGAGGTATGGGAGCTTTCCTCAACCCCGCCGTCCCCTCTTCAAGAACGAGGGGGGGCAGAGCCCACCGCGGCGCGCTACAACCGCGGCGGATGTACCTTCGGGACCGGGGCGACTCGCTCGAGTCGCTGTGCCGTCCATGCACCGGGTCTACATTCCCGGTCAGAGGGCGCGAGGCTTCCTCCGGCCAAGAACTTAAGTAGCAGACCACAGGTTGCATTGTTGGACGACTCAGTCTAACCCCccaatgtgggaatatgcgtggagGTCGCAAAGGAAGATCATCCGACCGAGCAAGGTGTTaagctcggtcaggccggagcccacgtggtacatttcagctgtcgtatatatactgacccacttagaaaacttcgatagcgcgatgcaggaatgttaggctacCGCCACATACTTGAagtgtatttgcaatttacACTATCGAAATATATGTAATAGTATCGTAGAGTATTTTATAACTTGAGATAACTAGGCCAAAAGATAAATAAAACCAGTGTTATAGCAAGATAACATACTACATTTAGACCGCCCAACATTTAAAGCTATTTAATGCTTAGTTATTTTCtgccaaaattattttgatagATGACCAggcatttacaataatattatgtcgccaTTCGCCGAATTACGAGTATAAGGTTAGTTAATTGAATGgggaaatcacaaaaaatgttgtGCAACCAAAAAACCGCTATATTTTAATACTCcctgtaaaaatataaagctaaaatattaaattattaattaattccgacttaataatttaatttgtattctgaATGTTTAATTAGCCTGTACTATAATTTGAATTAGCCAGGCAAATGGACCTTACTATAAAGATAATGTAAAAATAGTTGATCCTTGGCATACTCGAGTtgcaattacaaaaaaatagtatacagtatagtccgtcaagaaattaaaaagtggcaacatcgtagtgtcatccctttcaaatcaatctaagaagaAAGGGATgattcactttcttgacggactatagttcatataatatttctaCAAAATGGATTACAAACTTGGGTGCTGCAGTAAAGATTACatctaatgaaataaaaatacataatgttcaacattattatatttaaaaataacaccTCTCAGTTGTGGCAATCATAAACTAAATTCTATTACATCTGCTAATCTAACattcagattaaaaaaaaaccatttcaTTCACTCATAAGAAAACAACCATAACATTACAGTACCCTTACTGGTAAATGTCCTTTACACTATAAATGCGGTTTATAAGCTAGGCGGCTTACATCATACCCCCCATTCCTCCCATACCTCCCATGCCACCCATACCAGCCATGGGGTTGGGCTCCTTCTCTTGTGGAAGGTCACAGATGACAGCCTCGGCGGTCGTGAGCAGGGAAGCTACACCGCTGGCATCCGTCAACGCTGTTCTTACTACTTTGGTTGGGTCAATGATTCCCTTTTCAATCATATTTACATACTCATTATTTAAAGCATCATAACCAAATTCGGGTCCAAGATCCTCTACTTTAGCTACAACTACTGAGCCGTCGATACCAGCGTTGCGGGCAATGGTCATGCAGGGCATTCTTAGAGCCTTCTTGATGATTTCTACACCGGTGGCTTGGTCTTCGTTTGATGTTTTCAGATCGCTCAACAGAGGGATACATCTAAGGAGTGCTGAGCCACCTCCAGGCACAATACCTTCCTCGACAGCGGCTCTGGTAGCGTTCAAAGCATCAGTCACACGGTCCTTCTTCTCATTAACCTCAACCTCGCTGGATCCACCAACATGGAGGACAGCAACACCTGAAGCTAGTCTCGCGAGACGTTCCTGGAGCTTCTCCTTCTCGTACTCGGACGTTGTCTCCTGAATCTGATCACGGATCTGTTCTGCTCTTCTGTCAATGTCAGCCTTCTTGCCTTTGCCTTTGAGCATCAGAGTGTCATCTTTGGTAATAACGATTTCACCCACCTGACCGAGGTCGGAGGGCTGGACATCTTCCAGTTTGATGAGGTTGGCATCATCACCGAAGACGACACCGCCGGTAGCAATAGCCATGTCACTGAGTGTAGATTTACGGTTGTCACCGAAGCCGGGTGCCTTGACAGCGGCGACCTGCAGACCAATCTTCAGCCTATTTACTACTAATGTGGACAGAGCTTCACCATCAACATCCTCGGCAATAATGACCAGGGGCTTCCTCTGTTGGTTAGCCAACTCCAGGGCTGGGATGATAGTCTGTACATTGCTGATTTTCTTCTCGGAGAAGAGGACTAGAGCATCTTGGAACtcaactttagctcctttggaTGTGTTGATGAAATATGGTGAAATGTAACCTCTGTCGAATTTCATACCTTCGATGATTTCGAGCTCGTCGTTGAGGGTTTTGCCGTCCTTGACGGTGATGACTCCGTCGCGGCCGACCTTGTTCATGGCGTCGGCGATTAGCTTGCCGATGGCCGTGTCGCCGTTCGCGGAGATGGTGGCCACCTGCGCGATCTCCTCGGGGGTCGTGACCGGCTTCGACATGTTCTTCAGCTTGTCTTTGACCGCCTCCACGGCCATCATGACCCCGCGACGGATTTCGATGGGATTCGCACCCTTCGAGATCTTTTCGAATCCCTCCTTTGCGATGGCTCGGGCCAGAACTGTGGCGGTGGTGGTTCCGTCTCCGGCCTCCTCGTTGGTGTTATTGGCCACATTCTGTACAAGTTTAGCTCCGATGTTCTGGAATTTGTCTTTGAGCTCCACTCCTTTGGCAACAGTGACGCCGTCTTTTGTTATTTTGGGTGAGCCCCAGGACTGCTCCAGAATAACGTTTCTGCCCTTTGGACCCATTGTGACGGCTACGGCATCGGCGAGGATGTCTACGCCTTGGAGCATGAGCGCTCTTACATCAGCACCGAATCTCACATCTTTGGCGTAGAATCTTGCGAACTGGTTTGCTTTGTTTAAGGAGATTGTTTGACGAACAACACGAGGCAGgcgcaacattttttttaacttcgaTGTGACTTATTTTAACTTAACTTGTACTTCTGGAAGATTCTCGCCTTTTCGCAAAACGTGATCTTACTACCGCGCCGGTTCCAGGTTATGTCACAATCTTATTGGATATGgacagataaaaaatatttcatctttTGTCTATGATATTTGAAAAAaccaacaaaaatgaaaaaagtggtgaaataggtatattaaataataaaacacctTTTCTTGGATTTTGCACGTAAAGAAACcagggcttcaaataccggtattttttcataacgttattgcttcaagggcatagataacggtatgaaaatttacccgatactagaaataacggtaaaaattggaattaataccggtttatgttataacggtaaataggatttataacggtaaatatatgttctttgataacgttaccttttgtaaaataagtacttaatttaatcagtcaattcagcatgcagtatgcacaaaattaaaccAGAAGTGTCTGGTGACcaataggtatatattataggaaaaatgacgtctaatgagaatgacatggtcagtactcagtagttcagtgctcagtatctttgttcaaatattactaatttatagtTTGTATTGTAATGTCAGCACGTGCACCGTGCGCTGGCTGCTCTGGACGGACTCTGttgttttgcagacgacggggcgaggtggtacacaaagcacacgacgagtggaggcagtcagttcaggacgttcgttctagtggagatagagagaatagagctagcTGCTGCCCGCCGGGGACCTGCGGAGCGATCTTtttcaggcgcggtcgcagcctgaaatttggggTCACTCACTATTCACTACACCAATTATTTTATATCTGCGCCTGGTCTTTTTGCCCTTGGTGTACGTTGGTAATATATAttgtaggattccctttgtgctatcgttcgcggtgaaattgaccggtccgccccgccccgtcatGTGCAAAGCGCCTATGATCCGACGGGCTacgctccttaaaatattctccgtgttataatacctccatattttgtaaatgttatcatataattttgtgcttctttttttaaatgtgttgatatttttaactacagtctacaaaatatatatgcattaaacttagaattctagtaataaatactaagacatacaaaaattatccatattttgccaatcccccgcattcgccacaattaaaacaagtaaataaatacggacataggtaccttgcataattttctgcattcattgactaaacaaattgcagcaccatcttgacttgttaagtcaaagttttttcttttttatgaaaataagggggcgaacgagcaaacgggtcacctaatggaaagcaacttccgtcacccatggacactcgcagcatcaaaagagctgcaggtgcgttgccggccttttaagagggaatagagtaatagtggaggatagggaagggaataggggaggggattatgcctccggtaaactcactctctcggcgaaacacagcgcaggcgctgtttcacgcccgtttcctatgagaacgtggtatttctccggtcgagccggcccattcgtgccgaagcatggctctcccacgtatataaaaactggtgctcggaagtcggaagttgggctgcgagtgagatttggtgcacgacgcatactacatacctgataccagaaaatatcgttatatttaccggtattttcataacgatattttttagttatgttactagatatcgataaaaaaataccattatctggctaccattatgaaaataccgaTACGTAATGATATTTtttcgggtattcgataacgttataAGGCCCTGAAAGAAACTAAAGAATAAAGATGCGCTTACACGGGTGAAAtagatctggagcaattagtgaaGCAACATGGAGCCATTAAAAAAATTGCGACATTTCATAATATCCTGTTTGTCTAAtgtcttgtcagttgtcacataTCGCTCAATattcaaaaaagtgaagaaactaaaaagtggcaacatcgtagtgtcatccctagACAGACTATAGTCGTGACGTCATGGTTGAGCGCACCTTTAAGAATACTCGATTTACAGTGTCGGGAGCAATGACATATTAtgtgtttcttatgtcattggtCGGGAGCGCCGAGCAgtttccaaaggagctcgagggggatgcaagctttgtgtttacactcgcaCTTCAACGCGagctgcgagacgcgccgcgagccgagccacgactcacgagacgcgagtataaatctcgtatcCGAAATCAATTTCTTTTTGATCCGTGCAACTAAATTTATCATTTATTTCATTGGtaatatgttattaattatGATTTCCTATTCCAAAATCGGAATTCGGAAATCCAAAGATTATTCTTTCGTGCCATGGAGAATTTTACATAAGGTACCACAGACAAATTGGAAATGACTTCTTTTtgtctttgaaaaaaaatctaaacgTCATAGTGACACATGTCATTTTTACTAGCTGTCTtatgtcaactgtcaaaaatgaagtgccaacttcatttttttttattattcttcgGAATCTCAAAGTGTGGGCACGTTTTTATCGAAAAGTTAAGGCATGCGGTGACTTCGTTATctatttgttaattttatttaattcccTTGATATCTGCAACTATTTGCGTTTCAACAGTTAtcgtataatttttatatttacgttttaaatatt
This genomic window from Aricia agestis chromosome 17, ilAriAges1.1, whole genome shotgun sequence contains:
- the LOC121735327 gene encoding heat shock protein 60A-like; amino-acid sequence: MLRLPRVVRQTISLNKANQFARFYAKDVRFGADVRALMLQGVDILADAVAVTMGPKGRNVILEQSWGSPKITKDGVTVAKGVELKDKFQNIGAKLVQNVANNTNEEAGDGTTTATVLARAIAKEGFEKISKGANPIEIRRGVMMAVEAVKDKLKNMSKPVTTPEEIAQVATISANGDTAIGKLIADAMNKVGRDGVITVKDGKTLNDELEIIEGMKFDRGYISPYFINTSKGAKVEFQDALVLFSEKKISNVQTIIPALELANQQRKPLVIIAEDVDGEALSTLVVNRLKIGLQVAAVKAPGFGDNRKSTLSDMAIATGGVVFGDDANLIKLEDVQPSDLGQVGEIVITKDDTLMLKGKGKKADIDRRAEQIRDQIQETTSEYEKEKLQERLARLASGVAVLHVGGSSEVEVNEKKDRVTDALNATRAAVEEGIVPGGGSALLRCIPLLSDLKTSNEDQATGVEIIKKALRMPCMTIARNAGIDGSVVVAKVEDLGPEFGYDALNNEYVNMIEKGIIDPTKVVRTALTDASGVASLLTTAEAVICDLPQEKEPNPMAGMGGMGGMGGMGGMM